Proteins encoded by one window of Verrucomicrobiota bacterium:
- the gcvH gene encoding glycine cleavage system protein GcvH yields the protein MTKVPSELKYAKTHEWVRVDGNVATVGITDHAQHELTDVVFVELPAKGRDLKAGDACAVVESVKTASDVYAPVSGKVVEVNQSVVDDPALVNAEPYEGGWFYKIQMSQPAELNSLLSAADYGKMVNR from the coding sequence ATGACCAAAGTTCCTTCCGAATTGAAATATGCCAAAACCCACGAATGGGTGCGCGTCGATGGCAACGTCGCGACCGTTGGCATCACCGATCACGCCCAGCATGAACTGACCGATGTGGTGTTCGTGGAATTGCCCGCGAAAGGCCGCGACCTCAAAGCTGGCGACGCCTGCGCCGTCGTTGAGTCCGTGAAAACCGCCAGCGACGTGTATGCGCCGGTGAGCGGCAAGGTTGTTGAAGTCAATCAGTCTGTCGTGGACGACCCCGCGCTCGTGAATGCGGAACCGTATGAGGGGGGATGGTTCTACAAAATCCAGATGTCGCAACCGGCTGAACTCAACAGTCTCCTGAGCGCCGCCGATTACGGCAAAATGGTCAATCGGTAG
- a CDS encoding ParA family protein, with product MPTAVIAVANQKGGVGKTTTSVNLAACAAATGKKILLVDLDPQANATSGVGLEKTEGASAYRPLLGEGSLADKIKATAFERLDIIPSETDMCGAEIELSRLDDHLRRLHHALDPIQKSQRYDLILIDCPPALGILTLNVFGAADWLVVPLQCEYYALEGISTITRILNQLRDTGVNPQLALLGVVMTMFDGRTKLSQQVVSEVRNHFGELVFDTVIPRTTRLAEAPSYGKPIIHYDKYSAAAAAYEVLTEELLKRLKL from the coding sequence GTGCCGACCGCCGTTATCGCCGTTGCCAATCAAAAGGGAGGCGTGGGAAAAACCACCACGTCGGTGAATCTTGCGGCGTGTGCGGCGGCCACGGGAAAAAAAATCTTGTTGGTGGACCTCGACCCGCAAGCCAACGCCACCAGCGGCGTCGGTCTGGAAAAGACCGAAGGCGCGAGCGCGTATCGGCCGCTCCTCGGCGAAGGCAGCCTGGCCGACAAGATCAAAGCGACCGCCTTCGAGCGGCTCGACATTATTCCCAGCGAGACCGACATGTGCGGCGCGGAGATCGAGCTTTCCCGGCTTGACGACCACCTCCGCCGGCTGCACCACGCGCTCGACCCGATTCAAAAGTCTCAACGCTACGACCTGATCCTGATCGATTGCCCGCCCGCGCTGGGCATTCTGACGTTGAACGTTTTTGGCGCGGCGGACTGGCTCGTGGTGCCCCTGCAATGCGAGTATTACGCGCTCGAAGGGATTTCGACCATCACGCGAATCCTCAATCAGCTTCGGGACACCGGCGTCAACCCGCAACTGGCGCTGCTCGGGGTCGTGATGACGATGTTCGACGGGCGCACGAAGCTTTCCCAGCAGGTCGTCAGCGAAGTTCGGAATCACTTTGGCGAATTGGTGTTCGACACGGTCATTCCCCGCACCACACGCCTGGCCGAGGCGCCAAGCTACGGCAAACCGATTATTCACTACGACAAATACAGCGCCGCAGCGGCCGCTTATGAAGTCTTGACGGAGGAATTGTTGAAGCGGTTGAAGTTGTGA
- the gcvT gene encoding glycine cleavage system aminomethyltransferase GcvT, with product MLKRTPLYETHQKLGARLVEFGGWEMPVQYTSIMDEHQAVRTAAGMFDISHMGEVSVTGPSALAFLNSVLTNDLRKLTPGQGQYTLLCNERGGVIDDLYAYRLGEQDFLLIINVSRIDADVVWLKAHFQKSAPAKGTELDDVSDRMAAVAIQGPKVAAFIDACFPGPLVGGTLVCKPSELKKNQIGAVQWNDVRLWIARTGYTGEDGFEIVAEAEAIESVWQQVMMMGLPCGLKPAGLGARDTLRTEACYPLYGHELNEDTTPLEAGLAFFVALDKGEFIGRTALAAQKENGVTRKCVAFKMAEKSAPPRPGYPIWNAATGEKRIGEVASGTQSPTFGVGIGLGYVPAETAKPGTAIQIEIRGKRSPAVIVPKPIYKKPV from the coding sequence ATGCTAAAACGCACTCCGCTTTACGAAACTCACCAGAAACTCGGCGCGCGCCTGGTCGAGTTCGGCGGCTGGGAAATGCCGGTGCAATACACAAGCATCATGGACGAACACCAGGCTGTGCGCACCGCCGCCGGGATGTTCGACATTTCGCACATGGGCGAGGTCTCGGTGACCGGCCCTTCCGCGCTGGCGTTCTTGAATTCGGTTCTGACCAACGATCTTCGCAAGCTCACTCCGGGCCAGGGCCAGTACACGCTCCTGTGCAACGAGCGCGGCGGCGTGATCGACGATCTCTACGCCTACCGGCTGGGGGAGCAGGATTTCCTTTTGATTATTAATGTCTCGCGCATCGACGCCGACGTCGTTTGGTTGAAGGCGCACTTCCAGAAATCTGCGCCGGCCAAAGGGACCGAGCTGGACGACGTTTCCGATCGGATGGCTGCGGTCGCGATCCAGGGCCCCAAAGTGGCGGCGTTCATCGACGCTTGTTTTCCAGGTCCGCTGGTAGGCGGAACACTCGTCTGCAAGCCGTCCGAGCTGAAGAAGAACCAGATTGGCGCGGTGCAGTGGAACGACGTCCGGCTTTGGATTGCCCGGACAGGCTACACCGGAGAGGACGGTTTCGAGATCGTCGCCGAGGCCGAGGCCATCGAATCGGTCTGGCAGCAAGTCATGATGATGGGCCTGCCGTGCGGGTTGAAACCGGCGGGTCTGGGCGCGCGGGACACATTGCGCACTGAGGCCTGCTATCCGCTTTACGGCCACGAACTGAACGAAGACACGACGCCGCTGGAGGCCGGGCTTGCCTTTTTCGTTGCGCTCGACAAGGGAGAATTCATCGGCCGCACCGCGCTGGCTGCCCAGAAGGAGAACGGCGTGACCCGAAAATGCGTTGCTTTCAAGATGGCCGAAAAATCTGCCCCGCCACGGCCGGGTTATCCAATTTGGAACGCCGCGACGGGTGAAAAAAGAATCGGCGAAGTGGCGAGCGGGACGCAGAGCCCGACGTTCGGAGTGGGCATTGGACTGGGCTATGTCCCGGCGGAAACCGCGAAGCCTGGAACCGCCATTCAAATTGAGATTCGCGGCAAACGCTCGCCCGCCGTCATCGTTCCGAAGCCGATTTACAAGAAACCCGTTTGA